The following coding sequences are from one Clarias gariepinus isolate MV-2021 ecotype Netherlands chromosome 19, CGAR_prim_01v2, whole genome shotgun sequence window:
- the LOC128507168 gene encoding lysosome membrane protein 2-like, with protein MRCKTCLIYASIITGAVMIITGIGIILGGDLQKRIEEKLKGEITLTEGSKVFDTWKNPPPPVFMEFFLFNVTNPDEFLTGNKPRLTHMGPYTYREYRPKDNVTFVENGAKVSALTPKTFVFVPEMSAGDPSVDLVTTVNIPAVAVMNKLKDASFWYKSPVAFIMTQVKSTMFMTHTVDELLWGYKDPLLTRLHASKPEIDENFGLMLYKNGSSDGEFVYYTGEDNYLDYGRIDTWKGEKFLSFWATNQSNMINGTDGSAFHPFLTKKERLNVFTADLCRSIHMLFEKEVEVKGIPAYRYTPPRAVLASGKNNPENEGFCLDKKSCLDDGVLDVSVCRKGAPVIVSFPHFHLADQKYVDAIEGILPVHEHHQTFLDLNPTTGVPVRAAKRAQINIKLDRVAGFPISRSMNGTIFPVMFLNESVVIDDASAQRLQKLLFIVKIVPLFPFILLGLGVFLLLIGLFVYIHNRQKKSSTKTETSYSPVSPKDDEKNGTFIGMASVEKS; from the exons gaaATCACTCTGACTGAAGGCAGTAAAGTGTTTGATACATGGAAGAACCCACCTCCACCTGTCTTCATGGAGTTTTTCCTCTTCAACGTTACAAACCCAGATGAGTTTTTAACTGGAAATAAGCCACGCCTCACGCACATGGGGCCTTACACATACAG GGAGTACAGACCCAAGGACAACGTCACCTTCGTGGAAAATGGAGCCAAAGTCTCTGCTCTGACACCAAAAACCTTTGTGTTTGTGCCCGAAATGTCAGCTGGAGACCCGAGTGTGGATCTCGTAACTACTGTTAACATCCCAGCTGTG GCGGTGATGAATAAATTAAAGGATGCGAGTTTTTGGTACAAATCACCCGTTGCATTCATCATGACTCAAGTCAAATCCACCATGTTTATGacacacacagtggatgagCTGCTGTGGGGCTATAAGGATCCACTTCTCACCCGTTTACACGCTTCAAAACCGGAGATAGATGAGAACTTTGGCCTCATGCTATAC AAAAATGGAAGTAGTGATGGTGAGTTTGTTTACTACACTGGAGAAGATAACTATTTGGACTATGGTCGCATCGACACCTGGAAGGGAGAGAA ATTTCTGTCATTCTGGGCCACCAACCAGAGTAACATGATTAATGGGACAGATGGTAGTGCTTTCCACCCATTCCTGACTAAAAAGGAGCGTTTGAATGTGTTCACGGCAGATCTGTGCAG gtCAATCCACATGTTGTTTGAGAAAGAGGTGGAGGTAAAGGGGATTCCGGCATATCGATACACTCCTCCTCGTGCTGTTTTAGCCAGTGGAAAGAACAATCCAGAAAACGAAGGTTTCTGCCTTGACAAAAAATCATGCCTGGATGATGGGGTCTTAGACGTTTCAGTGTGTCGCAAAG GTGCTCCTGTCATCGTCTCTTTCCCTCATTTCCACTTGGCTGATCAGAAATACGTAGATGCTATAGAGGGAATATTACCAGTGCACGAACATCATCAGACTTTCCTCGATCTAAACCCT accACAGGTGTGCCAGTCCGTGCTGCCAAAAGAGCCCAGATAAACATTAAACTTGATAGGGTAGCCGGATTTCC aATATCCAGAAGCATGAATGGAACCATTTTCCCTGTCATGTTCCTAAATGAG tccGTTGTGATTGATGACGCCTCAGCCCAGAGACTACAGAAGCTGCTTTTTATTGTGAAAATTGTACCACTCTTCCCTTTCATCCTGCTGGGTCTGGGAGTTTTTCTGTTACTCATCGGACTTTTCGTCTACATCCATAACCGCCAGAAAAAG AGCTCCACAAAGACAGAGACGTCATACTCTCCAGTCAGCCCTAAAGATGACGAGAAGAACGGCACTTTCATCGGCATGGCGTCTGTGGAGAAGTCTTGA